ACAATACCGCCGCCTTCCGTAGCAAAACGGACGAGCTTATCACCTATTTGATTGGCAACCGCAGCCCGGGCACGCTCTCGGACTGGTTACAAAGTCAGGGGTTGGTTGAAGGTATTCGCGGTGATTCTGATCCGGTGGTGAATGGCAACAGCGGTGTGCTAGCCATATCCGCAACGTTGACCGATAAAGGTCAGGCCAATCGTGACGAAGTCGTGGCCGCCATTTTCAGCTACCTGCAACTGTTGCGCGAAAAGGGCGTTGATAAGCGTTATTTCGACGAGCTGGCACATATTCTCAATCTCGATTTCCGCTATCCCTCTATTACCCGCGATATGGATTACGTCGAGTGGCTGGCGGACACAATGATCCGCGTGCCTGTCGCCCATACGCTGGACTCGGTGAACATTGCCGATCGGTTCGATGCCAAAGCGGTGCAGGCGCGTCTTGATGAGATGACGCCGCAAAATGCGCGTATCTGGTACATCAGCCCGGATGAACCGCACAATAAAACGGCCTATTTTGTTGAAGCGCCTTACCAGGTGAATAAGATCACGCCGGAAACCTATGCCGACTGGCAGACGCGCCAGAGCCGTATCGCGCTGAAATTTCCGGAGTTGAATCCCTACATTCCGGACGACTTCACGCTGATAAAACCGGCGAAGCAGTACGAACACCCTGAACTGATTGTCGATGAGCCGACGTTGCGCGTGGTGTATATGCCAAGCCAATATTTCGCCAGCGAGCCCAAAGCGGATGTGAGCGTAGTGCTGCGTAACCCGCAGGCGATGGATAGCGCGAAAAGCCAGGTGATATTTGCTCTTAATGACTATCTGGCGGGGCTGGCACTCGATCAGCTCAGTAATCAGGCGGCGGTCGGTGGCATCAGTTTTTCCACCAATGCCAATAACGGTTTAATGCTTAACGCCAACGGGTATACCCAGCGTTTGCCGCAGCTTTTCCAGGCGCTGCTGGCCGGGTATTTCAGCTATACGCCGACGGAAGAACAGCTTGCCCAGGCCAAATCCTGGTATACACAGATGATGGACTCCGCCGAAAAAGGCAAAGCGTTCGATCAGGCAATCATGCCGATCCAGATGTTGTCGCAGGTGCCTTATTTCCAGCGTGAAGAGCGCCGCGCGTTACTGCCATCTATTACCTTGCAGGATATTTTGCACTACCGCGATGCGTTGAAAAGTAATGCGCGTCCGGAATTCCTGGTGGTGGGTAACCTGAGCGAACAGCAGACGAAAGACCTCGCTCATGACGTGCAAAAACAGCTTGGCGCGAACGGTACGGTATGGTGCCGAAACCAGAACGTCGTGGTAGATAAGCAGCAGAATGTGAGCTTTGAAAAAGCGGGCAACAGCACGGACTCCGCACTCGCGGCGGTGTTTGTACCCACCGGTTTTGATGAGTTCAGCAGTTCGGCATACAGCGCCATGTTAGGGCAAATCGTGCAGCCGTGGTTCTATAACCAACTGCGCACGGAAGAACAACTGGGTTACGCCGTGTTCGCCTTCCCAATGAGCGTAGGTCGCCAGTGGGGCATGGGGTTCTTGTTGCAAAGCAATGACAAACAGCCAGCCTATCTCTGGGAGCGCTACAAGGCTTTCTTCCCCACCGCAGAAGCGAAATTACGGGCAATGAAGCCGGAAGAGTTCGCGCAGCTTCAGCAGGGCGTCATCGCGCAACTTACGCAAGCGCCGCAAACATTAGGTGAAGAAGCTTCCAAACTCAGCAAAGATTTCGATCGTGGCAATATGCGCTTCGATTCGCGTGATAAAGTAGTCGCTCAGATAAAACTGCTGACGCCGCAAAAACTTGCCGATTTCTTCCATCAGGCGGTGGTAGAGCCACAAGGTATGGCGATCCTGTCGCAGATCTCCGGTAGCCAGAGCGGGAAAGCAGATTATGCTCGCCCGCAGGGTTGGAAGGTCTGGGATAGCACCAGCGCGTTGCAGCAAACCTTACCGAAGATGACCGAGAAAGATGAGAGAAACGACCGCTGAGACCCTTGATCCCCTGCGCTTGCCGCTCACCGGCGAGCGCCTGATTGAAGCCTCGGCGGGTACCGGTAAAACCTTTACCATTGCCGCGCTCTATTTGCGGCTGCTATTAGGGTTAGGCGGCAGCGCCGCCTACCCGCGCCCACTGAGCGTTGAAGAACTGCTGGTGGTGACTTTCACCGAGGCCGCGACAGAAGAGCTGCGTGGCCGCATTCGCAGTAACATCCATGAGTTGCGCATTGCTTGCCTGCGCGAAACGACTGATAACCCGCTGTATGCGCGTCTGCTGGACGAGATTGCCGATAAGCAAGAGGCGGCGCACTGGTTGCTGTTGGCAGAGCGGCAAATGGACGAAGCGGCAATCTTTACGATCCACGGTTTTTGCCAGCGCATGCTGAGTCTGAATGCCTTCGAATCCGGCATGCTGTTTGAACTGCAACTGCTGGAAGATGAGTCGCTGCTGCGTTATCAGGCCTGTGCGGATTTCTGGCGTCGCCACTGCTATCCGTTGACGCGTGAAATTGCTGAAGTTATCCATGCTTCGTGGAAAGGTCCGCAGGATCTGCTCAAAGCGATCGACCGCTATCTGCAAGGGGAAGCGCCGCAAATCAAAACGCCGCCAGCGGCAGACGAAACGCTGGCCTCGCGCCATCAGCAAATTATTGCGCAGATTGGCGAGGTGAAACGTCAGTGGAGCGCTTGCGTTAATGAAATCGAGCCACTGCTCGAAAACTCCGGTATTGACCGGCGTAAATTTAACCGTGGCAACCAGGCGAAGTGGATCGAGAAAATCTCCACCTGGGCGCAGGAAGAGACCCGCAGTTACCTGTTGCCGGACGCGCTGGAAAAATTCACTCAGTCCTTTCTTATTGAACGCACAAAACCTGACGGCGTTGTGCCAGAACACCCGCTTTTCGTCGCCATTGAAAACTTGCTGGCGCAGTCTCTGACGCTTAACGATCTGGTGCTGACCAGCGCGATGCGAGAGATCCGTGAAACGGTGGCAAAAGAGAAACGCCGGCGCGGCGAACTGGGCTTTGACGATATGCTCAGCCGCCTTGATGATGCCCTGCGAAGCCCGAACGGCGAAGCATTGGCCGCGGCAATACGCGCCCGTT
This genomic interval from Kosakonia sacchari SP1 contains the following:
- the ptrA gene encoding pitrilysin, coding for MPRSTWFKVFVLFFALWASFSQADNGWQPVQETIRKSDKDTRQYQAIRLDNGMVVLLVSDAQAVKSLSALVVPVGSLEDPDAHPGLAHYLEHMTLMGSKKYPQPDSLAEFLKLHGGSHNASTAPYRTAYYLEVENNALEGAVDRLADAIAAPMLDKKYGERERNAVNAELTMARTRDGMRMAQVSAETINPAHPGARFSGGNLETLSDKPGSPVHAALLAFRDKYYSANLMKAVIYSNRPLADLAKIAVETYGRVPNKNIDKPDITVPVVTDAQKGIIIHYVPAVPRKVLRVEFRIDNNTAAFRSKTDELITYLIGNRSPGTLSDWLQSQGLVEGIRGDSDPVVNGNSGVLAISATLTDKGQANRDEVVAAIFSYLQLLREKGVDKRYFDELAHILNLDFRYPSITRDMDYVEWLADTMIRVPVAHTLDSVNIADRFDAKAVQARLDEMTPQNARIWYISPDEPHNKTAYFVEAPYQVNKITPETYADWQTRQSRIALKFPELNPYIPDDFTLIKPAKQYEHPELIVDEPTLRVVYMPSQYFASEPKADVSVVLRNPQAMDSAKSQVIFALNDYLAGLALDQLSNQAAVGGISFSTNANNGLMLNANGYTQRLPQLFQALLAGYFSYTPTEEQLAQAKSWYTQMMDSAEKGKAFDQAIMPIQMLSQVPYFQREERRALLPSITLQDILHYRDALKSNARPEFLVVGNLSEQQTKDLAHDVQKQLGANGTVWCRNQNVVVDKQQNVSFEKAGNSTDSALAAVFVPTGFDEFSSSAYSAMLGQIVQPWFYNQLRTEEQLGYAVFAFPMSVGRQWGMGFLLQSNDKQPAYLWERYKAFFPTAEAKLRAMKPEEFAQLQQGVIAQLTQAPQTLGEEASKLSKDFDRGNMRFDSRDKVVAQIKLLTPQKLADFFHQAVVEPQGMAILSQISGSQSGKADYARPQGWKVWDSTSALQQTLPKMTEKDERNDR